From a single Arachis hypogaea cultivar Tifrunner chromosome 3, arahy.Tifrunner.gnm2.J5K5, whole genome shotgun sequence genomic region:
- the LOC112791611 gene encoding inositol 1,3,4-trisphosphate 5/6-kinase 4 has product MGVVRGVILDESVLLTEGGEDKNGFILRPGAESLIQTLSRSKIHIGISYDVDSPDGKVSVLQSNASLKNFDCFILNDPTNEIMPAWSINTDGGIVYLVSNKKEVLPKLSSYKWLLVVLNDGDESLYYTTDALRIQNLAEFPLTMCQLNKSSTGTNAATVGYIMKPSRVVDFANRGAFPLCPTQNGLMFVPLTPMLPLSTQLKNIDIVLHKATDEILSVEDNKITFTENIQELQRYLELHQDLCVIDPLTNIYPLLDRLEIQQILLGLEELNREGSHLIRGAHFLKIDNFEEFNFETGLAEARLSLPCIVKPKIACGVGDAHKMAIVFRVDDFKNVDVPLPAVIQEYVDHSSTLYKFYVLGEKIFHAVKNSIPNADVLKKSSNGDELKPLEFDSLKSLPTASGDCSATSGESIDVKLVTDAANWLRRRLQLTIFGFDVVIQEGTRDHVIVDVNYLPSFKEVGDEISIPAFWESIRGKYDLRLSK; this is encoded by the coding sequence ATGGGTGTAGTGAGAGGAGTGATATTGGATGAATCGGTACTCTTAACTGAAGGTGGTGAGGATAAAAATGGATTCATACTACGGCCAGGAGCCGAGTCTCTCATCCAAACACTCTCCCGGTCCAAAATTCATATAGGAATCTCGTATGACGTGGACTCTCCAGATGGCAAGGTGAGTGTTCTTCAAAGTAAtgcaagtttgaaaaattttgattgtTTTATCTTAAATGATCCTACGAATGAGATTATGCCTGCATGGAGCATTAATACTGATGGCGGGATTGTTTATCTAGTTTCTAACAAGAAGGAGGTCTTACCTAAATTAAGCAGTTATAAATGGCTTCTTGTTGTTTTGAACGATGGAGATGAAAGCTTGTATTACACAACAGATGCACTTCGGATACAAAATTTGGCAGAGTTTCCCTTGACTATGTGCCAATTGAATAAAAGTTCAACTGGAACTAATGCTGCAACTGTGGGGTATATAATGAAGCCTTCTCGAGTTGTAGATTTTGCAAACAGGGGTGCATTTCCATTATGTCCTACTCAAAATGGGTTGATGTTTGTGCCTCTCACACCCATGCTTCCTTTATCAACTCAATTGAAGAACATTGATATAGTTCTCCACAAAGCCACAGATGAGATATTATCCGTTGAAGACAATAAAATTACTTTCACGGAAAACATACAAGAACTGCAAAGATATTTGGAACTTCACCAGGATCTTTGTGTGATTGACCCACTGACGAACATATATCCATTATTGGATAGACTAGAAATACAGCAAATTCTACTTGGCTTAGAAGAACTAAATAGGGAAGGAAGCCATTTGATTAGAGGGGCCCATTTTCTTAAGATAGATAATTTTGAAGAATTTAATTTCGAGACTGGGTTAGCTGAAGCTAGATTGTCTCTTCCATGTATAGTGAAACCTAAGATTGCTTGTGGTGTTGGTGATGCACATAAGATGGCAATTGTTTTCAGAGTTGATGATTTTAAGAATGTTGATGTTCCTCTTCCAGCTGTTATCCAGGAATATGTGGATCATTCATCTACTTTgtataaattttatgttttgggtGAGAAAATTTTTCATGCTGTCAAGAATTCTATACCAAATGCTGATGTTTTGAAGAAATCATCCAATGGCGATGAACTCAAACCTCTAGAGTTTGACAGCTTAAAATCTTTACCCACCGCCAGCGGTGACTGCAGCGCAACGAGCGGAGAGTCTATCGATGTTAAACTGGTTACAGATGCTGCAAATTGGCTTCGAAGAAGGCTTCAGCTTACCATTTTTGGTTTTGATGTTGTAATTCAGGAAGGTACGCGAGATCATGTAATTGTGGATGTTAATTATCTCCCTTCATTTAAGGAAGTAGGTGATGAAATCTCAATACCTGCCTTCTGGGAATCCATTAGAGGTAAGTATGACCTTAGGTTGTCTAAATAA